A window from Marinagarivorans cellulosilyticus encodes these proteins:
- a CDS encoding regulatory protein RecX: protein MNDPKATQPENFRDLYNKAIELLARREHSQAELREKLKRKFECTDADIAQVLARLVELGYQCDQRFAVAFTRERLYRGLGERRIIQELKFKGINASIGEAILAEQAQGDFAAEILIERTWRKKFKAIPQDQKERAKQYRFLQYRGFGGDDISRLFERLKCMPDDDW from the coding sequence ATGAACGACCCAAAAGCGACGCAGCCCGAAAACTTTCGCGATTTATACAATAAAGCGATAGAGCTGTTGGCGCGGCGTGAGCATAGCCAAGCGGAGCTGCGCGAAAAATTAAAGCGTAAATTTGAATGTACTGATGCCGATATCGCACAGGTTTTGGCGCGTTTGGTTGAGCTTGGGTATCAGTGCGATCAGCGATTTGCTGTGGCCTTTACCCGCGAAAGGTTATACCGCGGGCTGGGGGAACGGCGCATTATTCAAGAGCTAAAATTTAAAGGTATAAATGCTTCCATTGGCGAGGCCATTCTAGCTGAACAAGCACAAGGCGATTTTGCCGCGGAAATTCTTATCGAGCGAACATGGCGAAAAAAATTTAAAGCCATACCACAAGATCAAAAAGAAAGAGCCAAGCAATACCGCTTTTTGCAATATCGCGGTTTTGGCGGCGATGATATAAGCCGCTTATTTGAGCGGCTTAAATGTATGCCGGATGATGACTGGTGA
- the recA gene encoding recombinase RecA — protein sequence MDANKEKALAAALTQIDRQFGKGTVMRMGDKERVAIPSISTGSLGLDVALGIGGLPKGRIVEIYGPESSGKTTLTLQVIAEAQKKGGTCAFIDAEHALDPIYAEKLGVNVDDLIVSQPDTGEQALEVADMLVRSGAVDVLVVDSVAALTPKAEIEGEMGDHHVGLQARLMSQALRKITGNIKNANCLAIFINQIRMKIGVMFGNPETTTGGNALKFYSSVRLDIRRIGAVKEGDEVVGSETRVKVVKNKVAPPFKQTEFQILYGQGINRLGEVIDYGVKLGLVDKAGAWYSCEGEKIGQGKQNSIQYLREHPELAERLENTIKEKLLGEVLKAPAAEADEKEDA from the coding sequence ATGGACGCAAATAAAGAAAAGGCGTTAGCCGCAGCTCTCACTCAAATTGATCGCCAGTTTGGTAAAGGCACTGTTATGCGCATGGGTGATAAAGAGCGCGTAGCCATCCCCAGTATTTCCACGGGCTCTTTAGGTTTAGATGTTGCTTTAGGTATTGGTGGCTTGCCTAAAGGGCGAATTGTTGAAATTTACGGCCCTGAATCTTCTGGTAAAACAACACTAACGTTACAAGTTATTGCCGAAGCACAGAAAAAAGGCGGTACTTGCGCCTTTATTGATGCTGAGCACGCACTGGACCCCATTTATGCTGAAAAGCTTGGCGTGAATGTTGACGACCTAATTGTGTCGCAACCCGATACCGGCGAGCAAGCGTTGGAGGTTGCCGATATGCTTGTACGCTCTGGCGCGGTAGATGTGCTAGTGGTGGACTCTGTTGCGGCGCTAACGCCAAAGGCAGAAATCGAAGGCGAAATGGGCGATCACCACGTGGGTTTGCAGGCGCGCTTGATGTCGCAAGCACTGCGAAAAATAACTGGTAACATTAAAAACGCCAATTGCCTTGCCATCTTTATTAACCAAATTCGTATGAAGATTGGCGTAATGTTTGGCAACCCAGAAACCACTACCGGCGGTAATGCCCTTAAGTTCTATTCTTCTGTGCGCTTGGATATTCGTCGTATTGGTGCCGTAAAAGAGGGCGATGAAGTCGTCGGCTCGGAAACACGCGTTAAAGTGGTTAAAAATAAGGTTGCGCCGCCCTTTAAGCAAACCGAATTTCAAATTCTTTATGGTCAGGGCATTAACCGCTTAGGGGAAGTGATCGATTACGGTGTAAAGCTGGGCTTGGTGGATAAAGCGGGTGCTTGGTATAGCTGTGAAGGTGAAAAAATTGGCCAGGGTAAGCAAAACTCTATTCAATACCTACGGGAGCACCCAGAGCTTGCCGAGCGCCTAGAAAATACAATTAAAGAAAAACTGCTAGGTGAAGTACTTAAAGCGCCAGCAGCCGAAGCTGATGAAAAAGAAGATGCTTAA
- a CDS encoding CinA family protein, giving the protein MLINSKIQQAAQTLGVLLQQRGATVAIAESCTGGAIAAAITAVSGSSAWLELGLVTYSNRFKEQLLNVPTALIAQHGVVSEPVVAQMLLGVCALSSADYGITVSGIAGPGGATAQKPVGTVCFSWGTPSDAIQATQCFQGDRDSVREQAVLFALAGLSQHLKSTG; this is encoded by the coding sequence TTGCTAATTAACTCAAAAATACAACAAGCCGCACAAACGCTGGGTGTACTCTTACAGCAGCGTGGGGCAACTGTGGCTATAGCCGAATCTTGTACTGGCGGTGCTATCGCGGCGGCAATTACTGCGGTTTCTGGTAGCTCTGCTTGGTTAGAGCTTGGGCTTGTAACTTACAGTAATCGCTTCAAAGAGCAGCTATTGAATGTACCTACAGCGCTTATTGCGCAGCATGGTGTTGTAAGTGAGCCTGTAGTAGCACAGATGCTATTGGGTGTATGCGCTTTATCGTCAGCCGATTATGGTATTACCGTGTCGGGTATAGCAGGGCCTGGTGGGGCTACTGCTCAAAAGCCGGTGGGCACCGTGTGTTTTTCGTGGGGCACGCCAAGCGATGCCATTCAAGCAACCCAGTGTTTTCAGGGTGACAGAGATAGCGTTCGGGAGCAGGCTGTACTATTTGCTTTGGCGGGTTTGTCGCAGCATTTGAAAAGTACTGGTTAA
- a CDS encoding PAS domain-containing protein, producing MHISSFFKPWRWFRQNRTETVTDDERLARHRRIFKGANDYGYFDWDLSRDCITWSGGYWAFLGYSDKDVKEINVSRRYFEYVHPDDLPGLMITIRKTLREGGPTQVAYRVRKKHGGWVWTEMHADTTRDETGWVYYISGIALDVTKRKQAEQALLLSEARHARIIKSSNDGFWEWSAEQSGFSFSNRCWELLGYTEKDDVVTQGVDRLQAWRKRMHPEDGKMFDAAIDRHIKTKEPFDVEYRIRHRDGSWCWIRGRGHMAFDEKGAPMRMSGTNMSITKLKEAEEHVLAAKEQAEAANRAKSDFLSSMSHELRTPLNAILGFSHILESDLKLSSEQRNNVVEIAKAGRYLLTLIGDVLDLAKIEAGRMDMSMEPVDPSQLLSECLSYVQPRADESSIQMKLAMQAVTHQRVSADRIRLKQVFLNLLSNAVKYNKPFGKVNVECVFTDQGRMRVEIHDTGRGIPKDKLDEVFQPFCRLGAEQTEIEGSGVGLVITRQLVVQMGGDIGFYNRDEGGCCFWLELPLMSELPSVTEPVPTPSVESLQLLDCGSKQVLYIEDNEANQRLIEKLFERYQGISVEIACDAFKGVFAARVSQPDLIIMDINLPGMNGYEAIEILRADTLTRNIPIIALSANAMSHDRTKGLEAGFDEYLTKPLDVGQLMAALNRLWRKPSAQQRIAVAEEVTA from the coding sequence ATGCATATTTCCTCTTTTTTTAAGCCTTGGCGCTGGTTTCGTCAAAACCGCACCGAAACCGTTACCGATGATGAGCGTTTAGCGCGTCACCGACGCATATTTAAGGGCGCCAATGATTATGGTTATTTCGACTGGGACCTAAGCCGAGACTGCATTACGTGGAGTGGCGGCTATTGGGCATTTTTAGGCTATAGCGATAAAGACGTTAAGGAAATTAACGTGTCTCGTCGTTATTTTGAATACGTTCATCCTGATGATCTTCCCGGATTAATGATTACCATTCGCAAAACCTTGCGCGAAGGCGGGCCGACGCAGGTTGCTTATCGGGTGCGTAAAAAACACGGCGGTTGGGTGTGGACGGAAATGCACGCCGATACAACCCGCGACGAAACCGGTTGGGTGTATTACATCAGTGGCATTGCCCTGGATGTCACTAAGCGCAAACAGGCCGAGCAAGCGCTGCTATTAAGCGAGGCGCGGCATGCGCGCATTATTAAATCGTCTAATGATGGCTTCTGGGAGTGGAGCGCAGAGCAGAGCGGCTTCTCTTTTTCTAACCGTTGCTGGGAGTTGTTGGGGTATACCGAAAAAGACGATGTTGTGACGCAAGGGGTCGATCGCCTGCAAGCGTGGCGCAAGCGCATGCATCCAGAAGACGGCAAAATGTTTGATGCCGCCATAGATCGTCACATTAAAACTAAAGAACCCTTTGATGTGGAATACCGCATTCGCCACCGCGATGGCAGCTGGTGCTGGATTCGCGGGCGAGGACATATGGCCTTTGATGAAAAAGGCGCACCTATGCGTATGTCTGGCACCAACATGTCCATCACCAAGCTCAAAGAGGCAGAAGAGCACGTATTGGCCGCTAAAGAGCAAGCCGAGGCAGCTAACCGTGCGAAGTCTGATTTCTTGTCCAGTATGAGTCACGAGTTGAGAACCCCACTGAACGCCATCTTGGGGTTTTCTCATATTCTTGAAAGCGATTTAAAGCTTTCTAGCGAACAGCGCAATAACGTGGTTGAAATTGCTAAGGCGGGGCGCTATTTGCTGACCTTAATTGGTGATGTTTTGGATTTGGCCAAAATTGAAGCCGGCCGAATGGATATGAGCATGGAGCCCGTTGATCCTAGCCAGCTTTTATCCGAATGCTTAAGCTATGTGCAGCCGCGAGCGGATGAATCGTCTATTCAAATGAAGCTTGCCATGCAGGCGGTAACACATCAGCGGGTAAGCGCCGATAGAATTCGTCTCAAGCAAGTCTTTCTCAACCTGCTTAGTAATGCCGTTAAGTACAACAAGCCTTTTGGCAAAGTGAATGTGGAATGCGTATTTACCGATCAGGGGCGCATGCGGGTAGAAATCCATGATACCGGCCGGGGAATACCAAAAGATAAGCTCGATGAAGTTTTTCAGCCGTTTTGTCGCTTAGGCGCTGAGCAAACAGAAATTGAAGGCAGTGGCGTGGGGCTAGTCATTACGCGCCAGCTAGTGGTGCAAATGGGGGGCGATATAGGTTTTTATAACCGCGATGAAGGCGGTTGTTGTTTTTGGTTGGAGCTTCCCTTGATGAGTGAGCTTCCATCCGTTACCGAGCCTGTACCGACGCCTTCGGTAGAGTCTTTACAGCTGCTTGATTGTGGTAGCAAACAAGTGCTTTACATAGAGGACAACGAAGCTAACCAGCGCTTAATTGAAAAGCTATTTGAGCGCTATCAAGGTATTAGTGTTGAAATAGCCTGCGATGCTTTTAAAGGCGTTTTCGCCGCTAGAGTAAGCCAGCCAGACCTTATCATTATGGATATAAATTTGCCGGGTATGAATGGTTATGAAGCCATTGAGATTCTACGCGCCGACACCTTGACGCGTAACATTCCAATTATTGCGCTATCGGCTAACGCGATGAGCCATGACCGCACTAAAGGCTTGGAAGCCGGCTTTGACGAGTACCTGACAAAACCGCTGGATGTGGGGCAGCTAATGGCTGCGCTTAATCGCTTGTGGCGAAAACCATCGGCGCAGCAGCGTATAGCTGTAGCGGAAGAGGTCACTGCGTGA